From Caballeronia insecticola, a single genomic window includes:
- the recB gene encoding exodeoxyribonuclease V subunit beta, with translation MTHSTSIMDELAVQELDVFSCALDGVNQIEASAGTGKTWNICALYVRLLLEKRLSVEQILVVTFTKAATAELHERIRSRLAGVAHAIENGDAAGDPFIERLFDTTLADIDADEAVKRLRIALSTFDQAAIHTIHAFCQRALQEAPFAAAMPFALDMEADDSALRFELAADFWRERVEPAAARTPSFASWLVAKGAGPASLDAQLARRLKKPLAALRFGDTAALAAADMQALFDQACALWNAERDAIAKLLFDAEAILSKTTHKRTIIDAAIDAWHAYFADADCHAPPPKEALKLTASALAKGTKSKNTPPAHAFFEHAEVLAASAAAAEASQRALWLDIVRAWLDYAPAELAARKRARRVVSFDDLLSNLHHALVKHAWLADALRARYPAALIDEFQDTDPLQYAIFQRVFAPHGPLFLVGDPKQAIYSFRAADLHTYLAARDSASARYTLAVNQRSTPTIIEACNRVFGANPSAFILDGLDYQPVRAGTRQRGPFVDRTPAAAYSDLADFCVWMLPHGESALTKTRAWREAAEACAAEIARLLRGAQRGEVSIGAKPLAAGDIAVLVQTHRQGSLVKRVLAAWGIGSVELAQASVFGSPDAEQIERVLAAIDTPGDLRRLRAALATDWFGLDAAALWRLEHADAADPGGDALDSTSWVERFSRYRTIWHERGFAVMWRTLARELSIATRLVARADGERRLTNVNHLAELLQARSAEQPGIAPTLRWLAAQREQPGGGEEAQLRLESDRNLVQIVTVHKSKGLEYAVVFCPFLNDGASREPSKTGLPDAREYHDDAGEAVLHYGIEGDEDDHVSAAIAREQAAERARLVYVALTRAVFRCYVVAGFYLSNRSTKESRRSVLNWLVAGNGRTFDAFCDEPPEEAEVVAAWRALGAEDGAEASGAIGVAPLPVIDAREPLVAQASNQHEIVARTNRRLLRDRWRMASFSSLIAAGARDEANQSQPVEARPDHDELVALAEELPAQAMSRDEAPLAADDILAFPRGAAAGECLHRMYELADFTEPSGWAAAVERALHEHPTPAPEALAPRLRPMMLRLLADTVATEIAPGMQLRDIAMARRMNELEFLFPAQSLDFASLRRVLGAHGFPDVALEAGALRGFIKGFIDMIVEHDGQFWIIDWKSNHLGDAASDYAAAPLADAMAHHAYHLQALLYVVALHRYLRARLAGYAYDTHIGGYLYLFVRGVRPDWRDGERASGVHRGRPPLELVEALDRLMSGGAA, from the coding sequence ATGACGCATTCGACATCAATCATGGACGAGCTCGCCGTGCAGGAACTCGACGTCTTCTCTTGCGCGCTCGACGGCGTGAACCAGATCGAGGCTTCCGCCGGCACGGGCAAGACCTGGAACATCTGCGCGCTGTACGTGCGGCTGCTGTTGGAAAAGCGTCTTTCCGTCGAGCAGATTCTCGTCGTTACCTTCACGAAGGCCGCGACCGCCGAACTGCACGAACGCATCCGCTCGCGTCTCGCGGGCGTCGCGCATGCCATTGAAAATGGCGATGCGGCGGGCGATCCGTTCATCGAGCGCCTGTTCGACACCACGCTCGCCGACATCGACGCCGACGAAGCCGTGAAGCGCCTGCGCATCGCGCTTTCCACTTTCGATCAGGCCGCGATTCACACGATTCACGCGTTCTGCCAGCGCGCGTTGCAGGAAGCGCCATTCGCCGCCGCGATGCCGTTCGCGCTCGACATGGAAGCCGACGACAGCGCGCTGCGCTTCGAACTCGCGGCGGACTTCTGGCGCGAGCGCGTGGAGCCGGCGGCGGCGCGCACGCCGTCGTTCGCATCGTGGCTCGTCGCGAAGGGCGCGGGGCCGGCATCGCTCGACGCGCAGCTCGCGCGGCGCCTCAAAAAGCCGCTCGCCGCGCTGCGTTTCGGCGACACGGCGGCGCTCGCTGCCGCCGACATGCAGGCGCTTTTCGATCAAGCATGCGCGCTGTGGAACGCCGAGCGCGACGCCATCGCGAAGCTGCTGTTCGATGCCGAGGCAATCCTCAGCAAGACGACGCACAAGCGCACGATCATCGACGCCGCCATCGACGCGTGGCACGCGTACTTCGCGGACGCCGACTGTCACGCGCCGCCGCCGAAGGAAGCGCTCAAGCTCACCGCGAGCGCGCTCGCGAAGGGCACGAAGAGCAAGAACACGCCGCCCGCGCATGCGTTCTTCGAGCATGCCGAAGTGCTCGCCGCATCCGCGGCCGCCGCCGAGGCGTCGCAGCGCGCGCTGTGGCTCGACATCGTGCGCGCGTGGCTCGACTACGCGCCGGCCGAGCTTGCCGCCCGCAAGCGCGCGCGCCGTGTCGTCTCGTTCGACGATCTGCTCTCGAACCTGCATCACGCGCTCGTCAAACACGCGTGGCTCGCCGACGCCTTGCGCGCGCGTTATCCGGCCGCGCTCATCGACGAATTCCAGGACACGGACCCGTTGCAGTACGCGATCTTCCAGCGCGTGTTCGCACCGCACGGGCCGCTGTTTCTCGTGGGCGACCCGAAGCAGGCTATCTACAGCTTCCGCGCCGCCGATCTGCACACGTACCTCGCCGCACGCGACAGCGCGAGCGCGCGCTACACGCTCGCCGTCAACCAGCGTTCGACGCCGACGATCATCGAAGCGTGCAATCGCGTCTTCGGGGCGAATCCGTCGGCGTTCATCCTCGATGGGCTCGACTATCAGCCGGTGCGCGCCGGCACGCGTCAGCGCGGACCGTTCGTCGACCGCACGCCTGCCGCCGCCTATTCCGATCTGGCCGATTTCTGCGTGTGGATGCTGCCGCACGGCGAATCGGCGCTCACGAAGACCCGCGCCTGGCGCGAGGCCGCCGAAGCCTGCGCAGCGGAGATCGCGCGGCTCTTGCGTGGCGCGCAACGCGGCGAAGTGAGCATTGGCGCGAAGCCGCTGGCGGCGGGCGATATCGCCGTGCTCGTGCAGACGCACCGGCAGGGCAGTCTCGTCAAGCGTGTGCTCGCCGCATGGGGCATCGGCAGCGTGGAGCTTGCGCAGGCGTCGGTGTTCGGCTCGCCCGACGCCGAGCAGATCGAACGCGTGCTCGCGGCCATCGACACGCCCGGCGACCTGCGCCGTCTGCGCGCCGCGCTCGCGACCGACTGGTTCGGGCTCGATGCGGCCGCGCTCTGGCGCCTCGAACATGCGGACGCGGCGGATCCCGGCGGCGATGCGCTCGATTCGACGAGCTGGGTCGAGCGCTTCTCGCGCTATCGCACGATCTGGCACGAACGCGGTTTCGCCGTGATGTGGCGCACGCTCGCGCGCGAGTTGTCGATCGCCACGCGCCTCGTCGCCCGCGCCGACGGCGAGCGCAGGCTCACCAACGTCAATCATCTCGCCGAGCTTTTGCAGGCGCGCTCGGCCGAACAGCCGGGCATCGCGCCCACGCTGCGCTGGCTTGCCGCGCAACGCGAGCAGCCGGGCGGCGGCGAGGAAGCGCAGCTGCGTCTCGAATCGGATCGCAATCTCGTGCAGATCGTGACCGTGCACAAGTCGAAGGGGCTGGAATACGCGGTCGTGTTCTGTCCGTTCCTGAACGATGGCGCCTCGCGCGAGCCTTCGAAAACCGGCTTGCCCGACGCGCGCGAATATCACGACGACGCGGGCGAAGCGGTGCTGCACTATGGCATCGAAGGCGACGAAGACGACCACGTGAGCGCAGCCATCGCGCGCGAGCAGGCGGCCGAGCGGGCGCGTCTCGTCTATGTCGCGCTGACGCGGGCGGTGTTCCGCTGTTACGTCGTTGCGGGTTTTTATCTGTCCAACCGGTCGACGAAGGAATCGCGCCGCAGCGTGCTCAACTGGCTCGTCGCGGGCAACGGTCGTACGTTCGACGCATTCTGCGACGAGCCGCCCGAAGAGGCGGAAGTCGTCGCGGCATGGCGCGCGCTCGGTGCGGAAGACGGTGCGGAAGCGAGTGGAGCGATCGGCGTTGCGCCGCTGCCGGTCATCGATGCGCGCGAGCCGCTCGTCGCGCAGGCATCGAACCAGCATGAGATCGTCGCGCGCACCAACCGGCGGCTTTTGCGCGACCGCTGGCGCATGGCGAGCTTCAGTTCGCTGATCGCCGCTGGCGCGCGCGACGAAGCGAACCAGTCGCAGCCGGTCGAAGCGCGTCCCGATCACGACGAACTCGTCGCGCTCGCCGAGGAACTGCCGGCGCAGGCCATGTCGCGCGACGAAGCGCCGCTCGCCGCCGACGACATCCTCGCGTTTCCGCGCGGCGCGGCGGCGGGCGAGTGTCTGCATCGCATGTACGAGCTTGCCGATTTCACGGAGCCGTCGGGCTGGGCGGCCGCCGTCGAGCGTGCGCTTCACGAGCATCCGACGCCCGCGCCCGAAGCACTCGCGCCGCGTCTTCGGCCAATGATGCTGCGTCTTCTGGCGGACACGGTCGCCACCGAAATCGCGCCGGGCATGCAGTTGCGCGACATCGCGATGGCGCGGCGCATGAACGAGCTGGAGTTTCTGTTCCCGGCGCAATCGCTCGATTTCGCGTCGCTGCGGCGCGTGCTCGGCGCGCACGGTTTCCCCGACGTCGCGCTGGAGGCGGGCGCGCTGCGGGGCTTCATCAAGGGCTTCATCGACATGATCGTCGAGCACGACGGGCAATTCTGGATCATCGACTGGAAATCGAATCATCTGGGCGATGCCGCCTCCGATTACGCCGCCGCGCCGCTCGCCGACGCTATGGCTCACCACGCCTACCATCTTCAGGCGCTGCTTTATGTGGTCGCGCTGCATCGTTATTTGCGCGCGCGTCTGGCCGGTTACGCCTATGACACGCATATCGGCGGATATCTCTATTTATTCGTGCGCGGCGTGCGTCCCGACTGGCGCGACGGCGAACGGGCGAGCGGCGTGCATCGCGGACGGCCGCCGCTCGAACTGGTCGAGGCGCTCGACCGCCTGATGTCGGGAGGCGCGGCATGA
- a CDS encoding AAA family ATPase, producing MSTLGIIEGARPVPAPADESAALADGFARRIGDLARRIGADERAVLWAERAAGAMSRATVQGHVCLSLAALARRHDERFDEARSALLASGVACSVRDNRRADAADLLPLVIDEDGRLYLARYFDYERRLAQALVERSRDAQVQTQTQTVQQDIARQAERIARYFGTDASGDIDWQRVAALVALAGKLTIVSGGPGTGKTTTVVGVLACLLDADPALRIALAAPTGKAAQRMQEALIERADKLPPELAERLPRTSFTLQRLLGVQADGRFRHHRDNPLPYDVIVVDEASMIDVALAAHLLEAIAPASRLVMLGDKDQLSAVEAGAVFAELSATPSFSRAGVARIASALALDPKRLEAALPHAEAPKRAAPAVSVTSTKPAAPRDPQLELFAPEPADDAQGYDELFDTLPEDWQGGAAATTEQPALTDCVVWLQKNYRFGLESDIGRLSIAIRNGDDRAALDALDSSGERAATLFDDGDAALAERTLARLARGFAPYAEALAAALDGVPSDHARLFDALNHFRVLCATRRGPRGVDDVNARIAAKVREQAGIALALGAQWFAGRPVIVTRNDYALGLFNGDIGIALPGADGLLRVAFRMADGALRYVSPAALPPHDTAFALTVHKSQGSEFEHAALVLPGVFGRVLSRELIYTAITRAKRRVEVIGSAAIFAQAVREPTRRDSGLAARMRRLT from the coding sequence ATGAGCACGCTCGGCATCATCGAAGGCGCGCGGCCCGTGCCCGCGCCCGCCGACGAAAGCGCGGCGCTCGCGGACGGCTTCGCGCGGCGCATCGGCGATTTGGCACGGCGCATCGGCGCGGACGAGCGCGCGGTCTTGTGGGCCGAACGCGCGGCCGGCGCGATGAGCCGCGCGACCGTGCAAGGCCACGTGTGCCTGTCGCTGGCCGCGCTCGCGCGGCGTCACGACGAACGCTTCGACGAAGCACGCAGCGCGCTGCTCGCGAGCGGCGTTGCGTGCAGCGTGCGCGACAATCGGCGCGCGGATGCCGCCGATCTGCTGCCGCTCGTCATCGACGAAGACGGGCGGCTCTATCTCGCGCGCTATTTCGACTACGAGCGGCGGCTCGCGCAGGCGCTCGTGGAACGTTCGCGAGATGCGCAAGTGCAGACCCAGACCCAGACCGTACAGCAAGACATCGCGCGGCAGGCCGAACGCATCGCGCGCTATTTCGGGACGGACGCAAGCGGCGACATCGACTGGCAACGCGTCGCGGCGCTCGTGGCGCTGGCGGGCAAGCTGACGATCGTGAGCGGCGGTCCGGGCACCGGCAAGACGACCACCGTCGTCGGCGTGCTCGCGTGTCTGCTCGACGCCGATCCGGCCTTGCGCATCGCGCTCGCCGCGCCGACCGGCAAGGCCGCGCAACGCATGCAGGAAGCGCTGATCGAGCGCGCGGACAAGCTGCCGCCGGAACTGGCCGAGCGTCTGCCGCGCACGTCGTTCACGTTGCAGCGCCTGCTGGGCGTGCAGGCGGACGGCCGCTTCCGGCATCATCGCGACAATCCTTTGCCTTATGACGTGATCGTCGTCGACGAAGCCTCGATGATCGACGTTGCGCTCGCGGCGCATTTGCTCGAAGCCATCGCGCCGGCGAGCCGGCTCGTCATGCTGGGCGACAAGGATCAACTGTCGGCCGTGGAGGCGGGTGCGGTGTTCGCCGAACTGAGCGCGACGCCTTCGTTCAGTCGCGCGGGCGTCGCGCGAATCGCCTCGGCGCTCGCACTCGATCCGAAGCGGCTCGAAGCGGCGCTGCCGCACGCCGAAGCGCCCAAGCGCGCCGCACCCGCTGTGTCCGTTACGTCCACCAAACCTGCCGCACCGCGCGATCCGCAACTCGAACTGTTCGCGCCCGAACCCGCCGACGATGCGCAAGGCTACGACGAACTCTTCGACACACTCCCGGAAGACTGGCAGGGTGGTGCCGCTGCCACAACCGAACAGCCGGCGCTCACCGATTGCGTCGTCTGGTTGCAGAAGAACTACCGTTTCGGGCTCGAATCGGACATCGGGCGTTTGTCGATCGCCATCCGCAACGGCGACGACCGCGCCGCGCTCGACGCCCTCGACAGCTCCGGCGAGCGTGCGGCCACCCTGTTCGACGACGGCGACGCCGCGCTTGCCGAGCGCACGCTCGCACGCCTCGCGCGAGGCTTCGCGCCGTATGCCGAAGCGCTTGCCGCCGCGCTCGACGGCGTGCCGTCCGATCACGCCCGGCTCTTCGACGCGCTCAACCACTTCCGCGTCCTGTGCGCGACGCGCCGCGGACCGCGCGGCGTGGACGATGTGAACGCGCGCATCGCCGCGAAAGTGCGCGAGCAGGCGGGCATCGCGCTGGCGCTGGGGGCGCAATGGTTCGCCGGGCGGCCGGTGATCGTCACGCGCAACGACTACGCGCTCGGGCTTTTCAACGGCGATATCGGCATTGCGCTGCCGGGCGCCGACGGTCTTCTGCGCGTCGCCTTCCGCATGGCGGACGGAGCGTTGCGCTACGTATCGCCCGCCGCGCTGCCGCCGCACGACACCGCGTTCGCGCTCACCGTGCACAAATCGCAAGGCTCCGAGTTCGAGCACGCGGCGCTCGTGCTGCCCGGCGTGTTCGGGCGCGTGTTGTCGCGCGAGCTGATCTATACGGCGATCACGCGGGCGAAGCGGCGCGTCGAAGTGATTGGCTCGGCGGCGATCTTCGCGCAGGCGGTCAGGGAGCCGACGCGGCGCGATTCCGGGCTGGCTGCGAGAATGCGCCGTCTCACATGA
- the arfB gene encoding alternative ribosome rescue aminoacyl-tRNA hydrolase ArfB, whose product MTTTDILAVPPNEIELTAVRAQGAGGQNVNKVSSAIHLRFDIRASSLPEHIKARLLALADGRVTRDGVIVIKAQEHRTQDMNRAAALARLDEMIRSVSVTRRKRIATKPTRASQMRRVEGKVKRGAIKAGRGPVRGE is encoded by the coding sequence ATGACGACCACCGACATTCTCGCCGTGCCGCCGAACGAAATCGAGCTGACGGCCGTGCGCGCGCAGGGCGCGGGCGGTCAGAACGTCAACAAGGTATCGAGCGCGATCCATCTGCGTTTCGACATTCGCGCGTCGTCGCTGCCGGAGCACATCAAGGCGCGGCTGCTCGCGCTCGCCGACGGCCGCGTTACGCGCGACGGCGTGATCGTCATCAAGGCGCAGGAGCATCGTACGCAGGACATGAATCGCGCGGCGGCGCTCGCCCGGCTCGACGAAATGATCCGCAGCGTGAGCGTGACACGGCGCAAGCGCATCGCGACGAAACCGACGCGCGCATCGCAAATGCGTCGCGTGGAGGGCAAGGTGAAGCGCGGCGCGATCAAGGCGGGAAGAGGGCCGGTGCGCGGGGAGTGA
- a CDS encoding DMT family transporter codes for MSPANLLQLIVLAALWGASFLFIRVGVAEFGVAPLMALRVSIGAVFLVTMLLVRRPLAATIATLRARWLPLLIVGILNSAAPFCLFAYAELTLSAGATSVINATTPLWGALVAYLWLKDRLTSTRTIGMAIGFAGVLILVWNQIAPASTGSAAALPVQGLLAAAAALAASALYGVAGNFAKRYLMDVDATTNAAGSMLGATLALAPIAFLTWPAAPVSVHAWGAVLALGVGCTGIAYFIYFHLVAVAGPARAMTVTFVIPPFGILWGALFLGEHVSLVMLAGCLIVLAGTALATGALSRLPFFARRKLAR; via the coding sequence ATGTCACCCGCCAACCTGCTGCAACTGATCGTGCTCGCCGCCCTGTGGGGCGCTTCGTTTCTGTTTATTCGCGTGGGCGTTGCCGAGTTCGGCGTTGCGCCGTTGATGGCCTTGCGCGTGAGCATCGGCGCGGTGTTTCTTGTCACGATGCTGCTCGTGCGCCGCCCGCTCGCCGCCACTATCGCGACCTTGCGGGCGCGCTGGCTGCCTTTGCTGATTGTCGGCATTCTCAATTCGGCCGCGCCGTTCTGTCTCTTCGCCTATGCAGAACTGACGCTCTCGGCGGGCGCCACCTCGGTCATCAACGCGACGACGCCGCTCTGGGGCGCGCTCGTCGCCTACCTGTGGCTCAAGGATCGCCTGACGAGCACGCGCACGATCGGCATGGCCATCGGTTTCGCCGGCGTGCTTATTCTCGTGTGGAATCAGATCGCGCCCGCGTCGACGGGCTCCGCTGCGGCGCTGCCGGTGCAGGGCCTGCTCGCGGCGGCCGCGGCGCTGGCGGCATCGGCGCTTTACGGTGTGGCGGGCAACTTCGCGAAACGCTATCTGATGGACGTCGATGCGACGACCAACGCCGCCGGCAGCATGCTCGGCGCTACCCTGGCGCTCGCGCCGATCGCCTTCCTCACGTGGCCTGCCGCGCCGGTCTCGGTGCACGCGTGGGGCGCGGTGCTGGCGCTGGGCGTCGGCTGCACGGGCATCGCGTACTTCATCTATTTCCATCTGGTCGCGGTGGCGGGCCCGGCGCGCGCGATGACCGTAACCTTCGTCATTCCGCCGTTCGGCATTCTGTGGGGCGCGCTCTTTCTCGGCGAACACGTTTCGCTCGTGATGCTCGCGGGCTGCCTGATCGTGCTGGCGGGCACCGCGCTCGCGACCGGCGCATTGAGCCGCCTGCCGTTTTTCGCACGCCGCAAGCTCGCGCGATGA